A single region of the Spirochaetota bacterium genome encodes:
- a CDS encoding C40 family peptidase: protein MNSKGYVVILLLWVFLLISCMSSQWQYRNIPLKRKQIINTATQYIGTPYRHGGTTPTGFDCSGYVYFVYKKNGILIPRSTQQQYLKGHKIPYKMVQPGDLLFFKINMDDISHVGIYIGNDTFVHAPSSGKHIRYDSINNPYWKKRFYRAVSYLKAVPVHQSLIKQSDSYHEERFVW from the coding sequence ATGAATAGCAAAGGTTATGTAGTTATTTTATTATTATGGGTATTTTTACTAATTTCATGTATGTCTTCTCAATGGCAGTATAGAAACATACCATTGAAACGAAAACAAATAATTAATACAGCAACACAGTATATTGGGACTCCTTACAGACATGGTGGCACCACGCCAACTGGCTTTGATTGTTCTGGGTACGTATATTTTGTATATAAAAAAAATGGCATACTAATACCACGCAGTACCCAACAGCAATATTTAAAAGGTCATAAAATTCCGTATAAAATGGTGCAACCGGGTGATTTGCTCTTTTTCAAGATTAACATGGATGATATTAGCCATGTAGGTATTTATATTGGGAATGATACCTTTGTTCATGCTCCTAGCAGTGGCAAACATATTCGGTACGATTCTATCAACAATCCATATTGGAAAAAACGGTTTTATAGAGCTGTCTCATATTTAAAAGCTGTACCGGTACACCAATCACTTATCAAGCAAAGCGATAGTTACCATGAGGAGCGCTTTGTATGGTAA
- the coaD gene encoding pantetheine-phosphate adenylyltransferase yields the protein MQIGIYPGSFDPLTCGHLDIIKRATQLFDKLIVAVARNSEKSPLFSVEERLAMLAECCKDISKVEITSFDGLLAEYCRKNNINFIVRGLRAIVDFEYEYAIALMNKELAPSVETIFLMSKSEFSFVSSKMVKEVASYGGDISRLVPHFVNSRLKEKFQSA from the coding sequence ATGCAAATTGGAATTTATCCGGGATCTTTTGATCCTTTAACGTGTGGACACCTGGATATAATTAAAAGAGCAACACAGTTATTTGATAAGCTTATAGTTGCCGTTGCTCGCAATAGTGAAAAGTCTCCTCTTTTTTCAGTTGAAGAACGTCTTGCAATGCTTGCAGAGTGTTGTAAAGATATATCTAAAGTTGAAATAACAAGCTTTGATGGCCTTCTTGCTGAGTATTGCAGGAAGAACAATATTAATTTTATTGTTAGAGGATTGCGGGCGATAGTTGATTTTGAATATGAGTATGCCATAGCATTAATGAATAAGGAATTAGCACCTTCTGTAGAGACTATCTTCTTAATGTCAAAAAGTGAATTCTCCTTTGTTTCATCCAAGATGGTCAAAGAAGTTGCAAGCTATGGTGGTGATATATCCAGACTTGTCCCACATTTTGTCAATTCAAGACTTAAGGAAAAATTCCAATCCGCATAA